One genomic segment of Macaca fascicularis isolate 582-1 chromosome 19, T2T-MFA8v1.1 includes these proteins:
- the LOC102140531 gene encoding olfactory receptor 7D4-like, with the protein MDLGNQTRVSEFLLLGFSQDLEDQQTLFALFLSMYLVTVLGNLLIILAVSSDSHLHTPMYFFLSNLSLADIGFTSTTVPKMLVNIQAQSNAISYAGCISQMYFFMVFGGMDTFLLTMMAYDRYVAICHPLYYPVIMNSRLCGLLVLVSWFLSLSYSLIQSLLMLQLSFCTSWVIQHFYCELAQALTLACSDTHMNYILLYVVTGLLGFVPFSGILFSYTQIVSSILRISSTDGKHKAFSTCGSHLSVVSLFYGTGLGVYLSSNALSSSWRGMVASVMYTVVTPMLNPFIYCLQNRDIKRALERLLGRRLYAR; encoded by the coding sequence ATGGACTTGGGAAATCAAACAAGGGTTTCAGAATTTTTACTCCTGGGATTTTCCCAGGACCTAGAGGATCAACAGACACTCTTCGCACTGTTTCTGTCCATGTACCTGGTCACGGTGCTAGGGAACCTGCTCATCATCTTGGCCGTCAGCTCTGACTCCCACCTCCACACCCCCATGTACTTCTTCCTCTCCAACCTGTCCTTGGCTGACATCGGTTTCACCTCCACCACAGTCCCCAAGATGCTGGTGAACATCCAGGCGCAGAGCAATGCCATCAGCTATGCAGGCTGCATCTCCCAGATgtattttttcatggtttttggAGGCATGGACACATTTCTCCTCACCATGATGGCCTATGACCGGTATGTGGCCATCTGTCACCCCCTGTACTACCCTGTCATTATGAACTCCCGCCTCTGTGGCCTGCTGGTTCTTGTGTCCTGGTTCCTCAGCTTGTCATACTCCCTGATCCAGAGTCTGTTGATGCTGCAGTTGTCCTTTTGCACCAGTTGGGTCATTCAGCACTTTTACTGCGAGCTTGCTCAGGCCCTCACGCTTGCCTGCTCAGACACACACATGAATTACATCCTGCTCTACGTGGTGACCGGCCTTCTGGGTTTTGTGCCCTTCTCAGGAATCCTTTTCTCCTACACCCAAATTGTCTCCTCCATCCTGAGAATCTCATCCACAGATGGGAAACACAAAGCCTTTTCTACCTGCGGATCTCATCTGTCTGTGGTTTCTTTATTCTATGGGACAGGCCTTGGTGTGTATCTTAGTTCCAATGCATTGTCCTCTTcctggcggggcatggtggcctCGGTCATGTACACTGTGGTCACCCCCATGCTGAACCCCTTCATCTATTGCTTGCAAAACAGGGACATCAAGAGGGCCCTAGAGAGACTGCTTGGGAGAAGGCTCTATGCTCGATGA
- the ZNF699 gene encoding zinc finger protein 699 isoform X2, protein MGEHQEGFETQLKTNESVAPQDICGEKISNEQKIVRFKRNDSWFSSLHENQESCGIDDQNKSHERHLRNHMVENIYECCEENQDGQTFSQVPNLDSLKRNTEVKSYECHECGKAFVDHSSLKNHIKSHTGSKPYQCKECGKAFHFLACFKKHMKTPTEEKPYECKECTKAFSCSSFFRAHMKIHVGKTNYECKECGKAFSCSSSLTEHKRIHSGDKPYECKECGKAFSCSSSLSKHKRIHSGDKPYECKECGKAFSSSSHLIIHIRIHTGEKPYECKECGKAFSESSKLTVHVRTHTGEKPYKCKECGKAYNCPSSLSIHIRKHTGEKPYECLECGKAFYLPTSLNTHVKNQSREKPYECKECGKAFSCPSSFRAHVRDHTGKIQYECKECGKTFSRSSSLTEHLRTHSGEKPYECKECGKAFISSSHLTVHIRTHTGEKPYECKKCGKAFIYPSALRIHMRTHTGEKPYECKECGKAFRHSSYLTVHARMHTGEKPFECLECGKAFSCPSSFRRHVRSHTGEKPYECQECGKAFVCPAYFRRHVKTHTRENI, encoded by the exons ATGGGAGAGCACCAGGAAG gTTTTGAGACTCAACTTAAAACTAATGAATCAGTTGCTCCACAAGATATTTGTGGAGAAAAAATATCCAATGAACAAAAAATAGTAAGATTCAAAAGGAATGATTCCTGGTTCTCCAGTTTACATGAAAACCAGGAGTCCTGTGGTATTGATGATCAGAACAAAAGCCATGAGAGACATTTGAG aaatcatatgGTAGAGAATATCTATGAATGTTGTGAAGAAAATCAAGATGGACAGACTTTCAGCCAAGTTCCAAATCTTGATTCACTCAAGAGAAACACTGAAGTAAAATCCTATGAATGCCATGAGTGTGGAAAGGCCTTCGTGGATCATTCATCCCTTAAGAATCACATCAAGTCTCATACTGGAAGCAAACCCTATCAGTGcaaggaatgtgggaaggccttccattttcttgcttgtttcaagaagcatatgaaaaccCCCACTGAAGAGAAGCCctacgaatgtaaggaatgtACCAAGGCCTTCAGTTGTTCCTCATTCTTCAGGGCACATATGAAGATTCACGTCGGAAAGACAAactatgaatgtaaggaatgtgggaaagcttttagTTGTTCCTCATcgctcacagaacacaaaagaatTCACAGTGGAGATAAGCcttatgaatgtaaggaatgtgggaaggccttcagTTGTTCCTCCTCACTCTCCAAACACAAAAGAATTCACAGTGGAGATAAGCCAtatgaatgtaaagaatgtgggaaggcctttagCTCTTCCTCTCACCTTATAATACATAtaagaattcacactggagagaagccttatgAATGTAAAGAGTGTGGGAAGGCCTTCAGCGAGTCCTCAAAACTCACTGTACATGTGAGGAcacatactggagagaaaccctacaaatgtaaggaatgtgggaaagcctacAATTGTCCCTCCTCTTTAAGTATCCATATAAGAAAacacactggagaaaaaccctatgaatgtctggaatgtggaAAGGCCTTCTACCTCCCCACTTCCCTTAATACACATGTGAAAAATCAAAGtcgagagaaaccctatgaatgtaaggaatgtgggaaggcctttagTTGTCCCTCGTCCTTTAGAGCACATGTGAGAGACCACACTGGAAAGATACAGTATGAATGTAAGGAGTGTGGGAAGACCTTTAGTCGTTCCTCGTCCCTCACCGAACACCTAAGAACTCACAGCGGAGAGAAGCCGTATGAATGTAAggagtgtgggaaagcctttattAGTTCCTCCCACCTTACAGTACATAtcagaactcacactggagagaaaccctatgaatgtaagaaatgtgggaaagcctttatttATCCCTCAGCCCTTAGGATCCACATGAGAACGCACACTGgggaaaaaccctatgaatgtaaggaatgcgGGAAAGCATTTCGTCATTCTTCATACCTTACTGTACATGCAAGAAtgcacactggagagaaaccctttgaatgtctggaatgtggaAAGGCCTTCAGTTGTCCCTCATCCTTTCGAAGGCATGTGAGAagccacactggagagaagccctatgaatgtcaagaatgtgggaaagcctttgtTTGTCCTGCCTACTTTCGAAGACATGTGAAAACTCACACTAgagaaaacatataa
- the ZNF699 gene encoding zinc finger protein 699 isoform X1 — translation MEEERTTVELQKNSIQDSVVFEDVVVDFTQEEWALLDLAQRNLYREVMLENFQNLASLGYLLHTSHLICQWEQEEDLQTVKRELIQVIFMGEHQEGFETQLKTNESVAPQDICGEKISNEQKIVRFKRNDSWFSSLHENQESCGIDDQNKSHERHLRNHMVENIYECCEENQDGQTFSQVPNLDSLKRNTEVKSYECHECGKAFVDHSSLKNHIKSHTGSKPYQCKECGKAFHFLACFKKHMKTPTEEKPYECKECTKAFSCSSFFRAHMKIHVGKTNYECKECGKAFSCSSSLTEHKRIHSGDKPYECKECGKAFSCSSSLSKHKRIHSGDKPYECKECGKAFSSSSHLIIHIRIHTGEKPYECKECGKAFSESSKLTVHVRTHTGEKPYKCKECGKAYNCPSSLSIHIRKHTGEKPYECLECGKAFYLPTSLNTHVKNQSREKPYECKECGKAFSCPSSFRAHVRDHTGKIQYECKECGKTFSRSSSLTEHLRTHSGEKPYECKECGKAFISSSHLTVHIRTHTGEKPYECKKCGKAFIYPSALRIHMRTHTGEKPYECKECGKAFRHSSYLTVHARMHTGEKPFECLECGKAFSCPSSFRRHVRSHTGEKPYECQECGKAFVCPAYFRRHVKTHTRENI, via the exons atggaggaagaaagaacaaCTGTTGAATTACAGAAAAATAGCATACAG GACTCAGTGGTCTTTGAGGATGTGGTTGTGGACTTTACCCAGGAAGAATGGGCTTTGCTGGATCTTGCTCAGAGGAACCTCTACAGAGAGGTGATGCTGGAAAACTTCCAGAACCTGGCCTCACTAG GGTATCTGCTACACACATCCCATCTGATCTGCCAGTGGGAACAAGAGGAGGACCTGCAGACAGTGAAGAGAGAACTTATCCAGGTCATCTTTATGGGAGAGCACCAGGAAG gTTTTGAGACTCAACTTAAAACTAATGAATCAGTTGCTCCACAAGATATTTGTGGAGAAAAAATATCCAATGAACAAAAAATAGTAAGATTCAAAAGGAATGATTCCTGGTTCTCCAGTTTACATGAAAACCAGGAGTCCTGTGGTATTGATGATCAGAACAAAAGCCATGAGAGACATTTGAG aaatcatatgGTAGAGAATATCTATGAATGTTGTGAAGAAAATCAAGATGGACAGACTTTCAGCCAAGTTCCAAATCTTGATTCACTCAAGAGAAACACTGAAGTAAAATCCTATGAATGCCATGAGTGTGGAAAGGCCTTCGTGGATCATTCATCCCTTAAGAATCACATCAAGTCTCATACTGGAAGCAAACCCTATCAGTGcaaggaatgtgggaaggccttccattttcttgcttgtttcaagaagcatatgaaaaccCCCACTGAAGAGAAGCCctacgaatgtaaggaatgtACCAAGGCCTTCAGTTGTTCCTCATTCTTCAGGGCACATATGAAGATTCACGTCGGAAAGACAAactatgaatgtaaggaatgtgggaaagcttttagTTGTTCCTCATcgctcacagaacacaaaagaatTCACAGTGGAGATAAGCcttatgaatgtaaggaatgtgggaaggccttcagTTGTTCCTCCTCACTCTCCAAACACAAAAGAATTCACAGTGGAGATAAGCCAtatgaatgtaaagaatgtgggaaggcctttagCTCTTCCTCTCACCTTATAATACATAtaagaattcacactggagagaagccttatgAATGTAAAGAGTGTGGGAAGGCCTTCAGCGAGTCCTCAAAACTCACTGTACATGTGAGGAcacatactggagagaaaccctacaaatgtaaggaatgtgggaaagcctacAATTGTCCCTCCTCTTTAAGTATCCATATAAGAAAacacactggagaaaaaccctatgaatgtctggaatgtggaAAGGCCTTCTACCTCCCCACTTCCCTTAATACACATGTGAAAAATCAAAGtcgagagaaaccctatgaatgtaaggaatgtgggaaggcctttagTTGTCCCTCGTCCTTTAGAGCACATGTGAGAGACCACACTGGAAAGATACAGTATGAATGTAAGGAGTGTGGGAAGACCTTTAGTCGTTCCTCGTCCCTCACCGAACACCTAAGAACTCACAGCGGAGAGAAGCCGTATGAATGTAAggagtgtgggaaagcctttattAGTTCCTCCCACCTTACAGTACATAtcagaactcacactggagagaaaccctatgaatgtaagaaatgtgggaaagcctttatttATCCCTCAGCCCTTAGGATCCACATGAGAACGCACACTGgggaaaaaccctatgaatgtaaggaatgcgGGAAAGCATTTCGTCATTCTTCATACCTTACTGTACATGCAAGAAtgcacactggagagaaaccctttgaatgtctggaatgtggaAAGGCCTTCAGTTGTCCCTCATCCTTTCGAAGGCATGTGAGAagccacactggagagaagccctatgaatgtcaagaatgtgggaaagcctttgtTTGTCCTGCCTACTTTCGAAGACATGTGAAAACTCACACTAgagaaaacatataa